GGATGATCGTCCTCTCGGCCTTCCTCCAATCCGCGTTGGTCTTTGGCGTGATCCGTTCCTTCGGGGTCTTCTTTGTGGAGTTTGTGACGTACTTTGACGAGCTGTCCGGACGGATTTCCTGGATCACCTCGATTGGGATCGCGGTGCAACAGTTTGCGAGTGAGTGGAGTGGTGgcggggggggacacacacacacacacacacacacacactatgtgcTGCCTGCCTGCGCTCGGTGCGAAATCATTGCCCCCCCCATGCGGTGGGAAACTGTCTTCCGCGTCCTTCCTCGCCATTGGCCGTggtgctgtgatgtcatggaagCGCTCGCAAACATTCTGCAGCTCAgaatgaccctttgggtcccatcccttccaaccctgcaattctatggttctaatagCCCATAGCAGCGCCTGGTGCGAATTCCTGTTCAGAACTGGGGAAGGGTGATTCTGTTCCTTGCAGCAGCAATGCAGTGACCAccatccctttctcttccttggcAGGTCCGGTGGGCAGTGCTTTGAGTTCTCGCTATGGGGCCCGCCCTGTCGTCATGGCTGGCGGGTTTTTCTCGGGCCTGGGGTTCCTGCTGGCCTCGTTTGCCACCTGCCTGGCTCACCTGTACCTCTGCATCGGACTCCTCTCAGGTGCGTTGAAACTGTGCGACCTGCGTTGTTATCCTTTGCAAGAAACCAATCTTTCAGtgtgaactttggaactccctgcctattgacgtcAGGCAAGGTCCCTTCAAAGtactcttttcggcacctgcttaaaacaccTCCCGTGGTGCAATGGGTCATTGCCTCTGGCTGTTAACCTTGAGCCCACCCAAGGACGGCTGAGGgaagcattcctgcattgcagggggttggactagatgaccctcaggggtatcttccaactctacatttctatgagtcTTGCTTAGGCAAGGCCTGTCCCCGATGCTTACAAAACTGATGcaatttttaatctttttaaagCATGTTTTAAACTTTTCAAAAGTCATTAATTTTTCCTATTTATAAATTTATTGTTTTAccatttttgtaaaccaccttggggtcttttcttcttttttttacactttcttttttttaaagatatattttttttaatgatcaaacagcatataaatgttatgaaataacaaATAATCATGTACAAATTTGCTTGCCCCCCAAACTATCCAGTCTTGTGGAGTTTTACCCTGACTCTGCAACTGTGATGTGTTAGTTTTCCATCCTTTTGCTTGACgggcataattattatttttgcttccaATATCTCAATATATTTATTTGGCagtcttcccccccttttttttagcaaAGGCTGAGGTAACAGAGAGATGAGGGGAGGAGAGCACTTATGAGAGAGAACCAGTCTTTGAAGAAAatggctgcctttaaaaaatggCTCAGAGCcaatgccctccaggtgtttccgACTACAGcagataccctccagatgtttgggtccAAAATGTTttggtctgaaacatctggaggccaccagcaCAGAGAAGGAGAAGCCATATATCCGAGGGGACACTTGGATAtctgaggaagaagcaaagtcagGCTCCGTTCAAGATGGCTGCCGTCCCCCTGAGGAAGTCTCCCTGAGAGGATAGCCATGATACACAATGGCTTATTTGTTCATTTTAGATTTATGTGTTGGTTTTGCAAACTTCAGCAAACGTGGACATTGTCTGAGTTAAAATTCCTGAGGGCGGCTAACTGAGCGAAGGGTTAGGCCTCATTTTCCCCCTCATGGAAGGCCGCCATCTTGAAAAAGCCATCtgtggcctctcttttttttgcctctggcgaCAGTTGGGTGCGAGGATGGAGAAGGAGCTCCCAGCTTATGGCCTTCTCACCGGGGAATCCGGTGGGGCAccatgacaacaggatgctgaggTAGACAGGCGCCATTTTGGCTTGatcccggcagccatttttggccTGATCCTTGTGttctttgggggatgcctgtgCCTCCCTTTCTGTGTTTTGTTCTGGTCGCCTTCCCTCGGAAAGGGTATCGAGTCGAGTTGGGGGAAAGGAAGGTTCCAGAAATGGGCCGCCGAAATGGATCAAGGGGACGTTCACCCTACGGGAAAAAAGGCTGTGGTGTTTGGGGCTTTTCAGCAAGGGCAAAAGGAGAGCGAGAGGCGACgcaatagaagtttataaaaaggATTGAGGTTGCAACTGGAGAAAAGCCTCTTTTTTTCCAGCAGGCtctttattgatttatttgatttgatttgtatatCGCCCTGCATCAGTAGACCTCAGGGCAgttcaataaaacataaaaacacaaaatgcatgataaaaacaagaacaggaaACTCAAGCCAacaaacctcccacaaacatgTATAAAAATGGGTATAAGATGTTAACCAGCCCAAGGCCTAGTTGAAGAGGGAATGTTTTGGCCTGGTGcccaaagatgtataatgaaggcgccaggtgagcgtCCCTGGGatcccacaaacggggagccaccaccgaaaaggcctgttctcgtgttgccaccctcctgtgAAAGAGGCACACAAATGTGGGCCTCGGGTGCAGATCGGTTCataggtccttgaggtattggggtagttcccttgggagagcatgagactctccaTCTCAGGGCTGCGGGTTTGAATCCCACGCTGGGCAAAACGATCCCTGCGTTTgctctagatgaccctcgggggtcccttccaactctgcgattctgttTAAGGCTCCGTAGgcccaaaccagcactttgggACGTTCTCGTTCTCTTGGCAGGTTTCGGCTGGGCCCTGGTCTTCACGCCCTCCCTGGCGTCGGTCGCCCGGTACTTCAAGCGCCGCCGGACGCTGGCCACGAGCCTGGCCTTGACGGGCGTGGGCCTCTCGTCCTTTGCCTTCTCGCCGCTCTTCCAGCTCCTGGTGGACACCTACGCCTGGCGAGGGGCCCTCCTCATCGTGGCGGGCATGTCCTTCAACCTGCTGGTCTGCGGGGCCCTCATCCGCCCCATCACCCTCAAGGAGGATCTGCCGGGTCCGGCGGGCCACGGCACCAGAGGGACGTGCTGGACGCGCTTCTCCTCCCTCTTCGGCCTCCACCTCCTGGGCCACTTTGCCTTCATGAGGTTCGTTCTGGCCATCACCCTGGTCAACACGGGCTACTTCGTCCCCTACGTCCACCTCGTGGCCCGCGCGAGGGAGCTGGGCTTCGACGAGTACCAGGCGGCGTTCCTCATGTCGCTGACGGCCGCGGCCGACCTGTGCGGCCGCCTCTTCTCCGGCTGGCTGTCCAACTGCCGCGGCTGCCGCCTCGCCCGCATCCTGGTGGCGTGGACCTTCCTGACCGGCGTGGCTTTGGTGGCCATTCCGTGGGGCCGCGACTACCCACTGCTGGTGGCCATTAGCCTCTGCTATGGGTTCTGCTCGGGGGCTCTGACGCCCGTGGTCTTCTCCATCATCCCCGAGATCGTGGGCATCGCCAACATCTTCAGTTCCATGGGGCTGCTGCAGATGATCGAGAGCATCGGGGGGCTGCTGGGGGCACCTCTTTCTGGTAGGTGCCATTCATCAcatttatttcccagcttcttctccaaggagctcaagggggcggTTTATCGccgcaacaaccctgcgaggtaggtcaggctacGAGAAGGCAGCGACTGGCTCCCAAGGTCTCCCAGtgcgcttcatggccgagtggggatttgaacgctggcctctcccaggtcctattctgACACTCACAACCACTGCACATGGCTCTGATCCTGGCCTGCATTTTCCTCCCGTATTAACTGTTCCAGCACATAAACGAGCCTTTTAGCTCCTCAAAAATATTTGGATCCATGCCGGGCCTTGATAAAAGCAGGTTTGGAAGCTTCTGGAATTGGAACTGGGTTAAGGGGTGTGGCTGAACATGCTCTAGTTAAATTTCTGCCTCCGCAGGGAGGCAAAACGGGTTTCCCATGCAGTTGCCTTTGGTTCCCAGCTCAAGGAGCGAGATAGGAGCACAGAATGGCCCTCTGTCAGGGGGCCCATTTACCACAGTGTGGCCTGCGCCAGCGGGGAGCCAACACGGTTCCCTCCAGGTGCcgtactgcaactcccatcatccacgagAAATCACGTCTAGGTGGGTGGCATCGGGACTGAAGAACTTTGCAatagagcagcctttcccaaacttgagtccccagacgtcattggactacaactcccaccttccTTGACCACTGAAACCcttctggcaggggctgatgagagttgtagtccaacaaaatctggagggctccatGACTAGCAGCGGTTCACCAAGAGTCTCTCCAAGGCCTACCTTGATGCCGTTGGGGACTGAAGCTGGGAGTATCTGCCTCTAAACAGCCCTTTCTGGACAAGGAAACCAAGCACATAATCTCCCTACCACCGCTAGGTCTATACCTCTAGTCGGCACACCTACATCAGAAGTGACGGCACTGCCAGTCGGTATGTTCTAGGTTTGTCTTGAGGCTTATGCTCTAGACCACCCTTCCCCAATCTCATACCCTTCAGGGccctcctctcttccctgccAGTTGGGTTGTTCTAGGTTTGTCTTGAGGCTTATGTTCTAGACCACCCTACCCCAATCTCATACCCTTCAGGGccctcctctcttccctgccAGTTGGGTTGTTCTAGGTTTGTCTTGAGGCTTATGTTCTAGACCACCCTTCCCCAATCTCATACCCTTTGGGCCCTCCTCTCTTCCCATCTGTGACCACTGGCCGGGGCTGACAGagtgccaaacatctggagggcactaggctggCACGGACTGTTCTAGGTTGTTCCAggtccctctccctttctcttccagGTTGGCTGAGGGACGCAACGGGTGACTACGTTGCTTCTTTCTTAGCGGCCGGGTCGTTCATGCTCGCCGGAAGCCTCGTCCTGACGACTCTGCCCAACTTCTCCAGCTGCCTTGCCCCTCCTCCGTCTGTGCCAGAACCCAGTGCTAAAATGGAGGACGGCGAGGGCACTCTCTTGGCATCAGCAACTGCTCCTGTGGGGGTCCTAACTCCCCGCGACTGCCACCCTTACAAGGTCATACCTGAGACAGAGGAACCGCTGGCCAAGAGCTGATCACCCGaggccagcctttcccaaccagatgttgctagactacagcggCCATCATCCTTGGCTGTTGGCTAAGCCGGCTTAGTTGTCGTtcagcatcggggggggggggagaaggttaaagaacaggaatggggaacctaagGCCCTCCATAccttgctagactacagctcccatcacccctggctgtcaactgtggatgatgggagttgtagtccaacaaacatTGGCTACTCCAGGACTAGAGAGAACAAACCTTGTTGGCACCAGCGTGGGGGGGGAGAATGTTTGGCTGGCATCcgcacaccatacattgaaagcacgtGGCCTCCCCCACCAAAATAATagtcttgggagctgtagtttgttaagggtgctgggaaccgtagttttGTGCGGTGTGCAGATGCGTCCTCGAAGGGAAGAGGAGCGGGCTTTCTTGTAGTGGAAGCTGGTATTTCCCTTGCCTGTGCCTTAACTACCGTTCCTCTGAGCCCACCCGCAAAGGTTGGACCAGGTGCATGAAAACAGACGCGCTCCAGAAACCGAACATGTTGGCGAACTTTGGACCGCCGATTTCCCCAGAGGAATGCCTTCTGCAAACTTTTACGAGGCTCCTCATCGATGCCCATGCAGGTAACCCAGTCCCCCCCGGAAAAGACCGTCGTAGCATTTGGACATTCCAGGACGCTCGCATTGGAGGGACTTCAGCATCCCATAACCCGCTCAATCAAGTTTCCgcaagggaggagaggaagggtcaGAGCGTCCATTGTAAACTCTGAAATGTGGCTTCTTCCCCACCCCGTTAAATTTAGGATTAAAAATGTGACGTTTTGACGGAACTCTTTTCTGCAGTCTGCAGCCATATTTATTCTTAATTTATTCATTTGATAATTCCGGCAGTTTGTGGAAATAAAATTGCCAAAGATCCACGGCGGAAATGGCTCGAGCTGTTCATCTGATCACCTCTTGCGAGGAGTGGGTGGctaatcttggggggggggctttccagaTGTTCTCAAACTCACCTGTGAccacatgctggctgggtctggcgGGGGGGGTCagggtccaacatctggagggtctgcAAGTTAGCCACCCACTGTTATAAGTGTTTGCATGGAGTGCGGTTAGTGAATCATCCTTGAGccatttcattttgtttgggAAACGATAGTTTGGGAAATGAAGCATTTTGTACAGAACCTGGCACCTTACGATGGTTGCAAACCACAAATCCCATTAGCCCTTGCCCACTGCAGCTGTCCAaaacatcaggttggcaaagagTGCCCTAAGGGAatacattattttattgtatttatttattaaaaatgtaggccactatttcatttaaaaataacaaagcgGTTTGCAACAGAAATGCATTATTCTAGGAAAACCATACTGTAAAGAGACACATTAtgtataaagtaaaaaaaaacaggcaCCGGTTAACCCTTGTGGAAAGCCGTATTCttcattgcctgcataggcctggtcgagttttcagcaggcatttataAGTTGGAACAGAGGGCGCCTGCTGAatctagtggcagagagttccacaggacccAAAGTCTCCAGTTCTCAACGGAGCGTCGCCAACTCTGTTTCTGAATATGTAGAGTTGGGAGAGTCTCACAAAACAACatcttttgctgcttcttggcTGCAAATGCatatatcaaatcaaatcaaacctttattgcgttagcatacagccatagcaaaataaaaacaacacaaaatgccaaagacaagcaacaaagcaaaaTTCAAGGCGATGTTGCTggtgtaataacatttaaattaccttaagacaataatgcaaagatatgcagatatatgtaaagcataaaatagcccaaaataggctcggcacattcagttaaaaatgaaatggagagaattaaaacaggtccaggtctaggacacactaccctgtcagggtagccctgagtttcagagcctgcactatgaagattgccaccccacgtgaaattAGGGGATTTGCGTCTACAAGAAgcaatttcaaacagtcttccttagatgtaatggtggacgggatgaagaggaggagcttcgatcttattggctcataaatggggcagtagaaaaagaaatgtagaaagtcctctatttcattcattgtgcatgggcataggcgctgagtaataggggtcttacagtaaatcccctgcaggaaggccGCAGGAGCTTCAATTCAAATGCATATatcgaaaacagctggagggcaccaggttgggggagtcTGGCTCTCGGGCAGGGGAGCCTTGGCCTTCCAGTTACTGATGCTGCCGCCATCTCTGCCCGTTGGCCAGGCTCTTTGGGGAACATGGGATATGTAGTCCGTCAATTCTGGGAGGGTGGCATGTTCCCTACCTCTGCTCTAGAGAGCTGGAAGAGGGAAAGCAGGAATGATCTCAGGCATGTTCGGCAGTCCACCGAGTGGACTTTGAAGCCTTAGGGTGTGTTGGGCCCCACGCCACAGGCCAGAATCTCACCCTTTGGAACTTGTTTTTCCCCTCTGCAATAAAATCATTATCCTTTAAGCCAGAAAGCTTGAAGCCGGGGCGGGGAGAGGAATTGAACTGGCTGAACACTTTCACCCATAAATTTCCCAGTCCTAAATTTGCATGGGGAAAACTTGAGAAGAAAAAGTgacaggaaacaaaaaaaaattaaggcagTCATTTACttgcttattgcatttataccccaccttttgtgggagctcaaggtggcagatacatggttctcccccacactgagtcaacagtgtgatgtagcagctaaaaaagccaatgcaattctgggctgcatcaataggagtatagcgtctagatctagggaagtaatagtaccactgtattct
The window above is part of the Zootoca vivipara chromosome 13, rZooViv1.1, whole genome shotgun sequence genome. Proteins encoded here:
- the LOC118095323 gene encoding monocarboxylate transporter 13, producing the protein MLGPVVVHPEAPDGGWGWMIVLSAFLQSALVFGVIRSFGVFFVEFVTYFDELSGRISWITSIGIAVQQFASPVGSALSSRYGARPVVMAGGFFSGLGFLLASFATCLAHLYLCIGLLSGFGWALVFTPSLASVARYFKRRRTLATSLALTGVGLSSFAFSPLFQLLVDTYAWRGALLIVAGMSFNLLVCGALIRPITLKEDLPGPAGHGTRGTCWTRFSSLFGLHLLGHFAFMRFVLAITLVNTGYFVPYVHLVARARELGFDEYQAAFLMSLTAAADLCGRLFSGWLSNCRGCRLARILVAWTFLTGVALVAIPWGRDYPLLVAISLCYGFCSGALTPVVFSIIPEIVGIANIFSSMGLLQMIESIGGLLGAPLSGWLRDATGDYVASFLAAGSFMLAGSLVLTTLPNFSSCLAPPPSVPEPSAKMEDGEGTLLASATAPVGVLTPRDCHPYKVIPETEEPLAKS